The window aaaatgtgacGATCAGGAAACCTAGTTATTTCGTCAAcatgtgacaaaaaaaaagatcacgCAAAGATATGAAAGAACATGCAGAAAAACTCACCTACTATTTTTCTTCTACTCTTATTATGTTTGCTGGCCAAATATGAGAGAGCTTAATCCAAAATACATATGTGAATAATTGTAGTTCcttttggtttatgatttttaaacagaaaattaaatatttaattagaaaAGTCGATTATTCATAAAAATACTGAAATAATTATTctacaatttatttttgtttagggtttgaagaaaggaaaattactattaaacactcttttacaattttcCTATGTTTACAATTTAGAAAAAGACAATTactatcaaatatttttgggaaaactgtttttttagagcaaaaaattggtaactatgtccctttagactaatctatattttgtgtcatattttcctataacatcctttaatatttttgaaaataaatttaataagtagttttacaaacaaaaaaaatttggaaaaatagtaacttttgataaaatacctatatgaacttagtgatattttttccagttataaaaaagttaaaattataaatttcatattatgttctaaataaagtagaaatgacattctacgaagtagaaaacgaaatccacttttttcattgaatctacaatgtttagaatacgtgatctacgtaaataggagtattctaaaaatatttagaatacacattctgCGCTTAATctatcgttctaaaatctttagaaatcaaaatctacacattaatataaatctaaaacacgtagaaatcgacttctacagatttactataaatctaaaacatgtagaaatcaaaatctaaatattactataattctaaaaaactttagaaaccgatttctacatattagttgtattctacggataagaaatcagttcctaaaaatatggaaacaaaatatttgggaatattcacttttatattttgaaaaaaaaaatcaattttaaaaaaaaaataaaaaaacgaaaaaggaacaaaaaaataaaaaaaaataaaaaaggaataaaaaattacaattttaagcacattactgccattttgaaaaaaaattagtctaatggaacataaagtagtatatattagtataaagagacatagttactatttttttgctctaaaaaaacaattttcccaatattttttatagttatcatttctttaggattttagaaaaggaaaattagtattagataaattattttacaaatactttgtgtttagaatttttaaaaagaaacaaatttagtaaaaaaatactatcaaGCAATTTTTAAActtactttttaaaaatcatttttattatcttatctTATATGACTATTAACCATGagatatttaaatatacatcacaattttaaaagaaaaattactaTGATATTTTACATGCAGGAACTTAAGAAAAACGTGCGCCATCCGTCGAACCTCACCTGTCAAATTTCACAAACTCCAccataatttgattttttaaatatagaacTTCTGGTCACCTTTTAATTTGGGTTGACCtaacttcttcttttgtttacttttttttttttttggtaaaattctTTTGCTTACTTTGTTTCATGATTATTTGGTAATATTATTATTGTCTTTTATGTAAGATATATTATTATCATTGTCGTAAATCTATCCCTCCAAGCAAGATTTACATTCTAATCCCATAACGCTGAAACAAGATAATTCACGTTTCAGccttaaaaaagaagaagaagataattcACGTTTCGTACATTAAAACCCAAAGTTATACGCTAGTTCCAAAGAATCTATAGCTGTATGTAATGTAAGTTACTTAGTAAATAAATGTTTGAATTGAGTGATGAAATTGTTCATATCAGTACGTAGAATATACATATCAATGTCTCTTCATATTAatgttcaaaatataataatcttttttaatgtttattatcAACAACTAAAAACTAATATTAACAACCATTCAATATGATATTTAGACTTGCTTGATGTTGATTGTTTGAAACATAAGAATATGTGTATATTACATATTTAGAATAatctttcatatttttatataatactttaAACCATCATtacgtttaattatttttgtatatacgTGTAATTTTTGATCATatctttttgtaaaacaaatacCCTTAAAtgcaacacacacacacacaatcaGTCGATGCCATCATCATTAGTTCAATCTAgttattatatgatttttaaggAGTTTATGtgaagattttgattttgtctGATATTTTCGACCATTTATTCTTACATGATTCTATTAGTCCATTTGCTTTTTGGCTAGATGCTAAATAATGTTTTGATGTAACaaacacatttaaaaaaattatggtttTAAAAGTTTTAGGGTTTCACCTAAAGAATAATAATACactagaacctctataaattaatactcgataaattaataatatctgtaaattaataaattttgccgGTCCCAACTTGGAtcggttcaaaatttgacataaatcaataaaataataagataatatttttttatagaaaattctatgtaaacatatggtctcattaaaattataaattaataatttatatgtaaacatattttatataagtaagaacttattattatattatatattttatattcacaatggaattatctttatattttcttaacacttaatattttttatgagatttagtaatattatgtttaaaaccacatttaagttctatgaaatatataatatacaccgaataatataataaaataatataaatgtaaaatttcaaggaataacaattaatgtttatacactaaaatcaaatatttttcttatctaagaataaatatatcttaaaataaaaaaattctaaataaagaaacttttgtaaattaatatctctataaattaataaaattctaaagtcccaacattattaatttatagagtgttctactgtatataattaaacataTGAAGTCTTAAGAACTACTATATATCAATCAACCATTAACTAACTTAAGCTTGTCATGTGTTGATTAGCGGGTTGAGTTCAAATCACATATTTTTAATTGGCAATTTAAGATAAATTAACAACGAAGAGCGTTTTATTAATACACATTATACAACTTAATCGATAACATTAATCAAAATACAGCTCTTAGTTAACTAACTAATTGCtattagaaatataaataatatttgttttcccTTCCTCTCGGTCCGAGGTAAACATAGATGCAATTCAAGAACAAATGATAGTATGACGAAGAAAGACGTACGACGTTGTAACAAGTCTCAAGCTTCTAAGGGAACCAGCCATTTAACCATTTATAAAACCTAATTAAATTCGACAAATTGCGGGGGgttttttttgtctttgatTTTTCAGAGTTGACTTATCCCTCAAGGTACCCTTTGTTTTGCAAGTAGGAGATGATATGTTCAGCCATCTGACGTGGTGAACAAGAATCGTCATCTCCGGTGTGTTTCAGAACAACCTGTAAAAAATATACGAAGATACATCAAATACTATTTTAGAAATTTACGTATCAAATTCTTCGACTACATCACTGAGAATAAATATTACGAACCTCGCAGTTCAGTGGCGCCTCGTAAGGATCATCGATTCCAGTAAAGCCtgaatcaagaaaaaaaatcagtatttatcttttactactactactactacaatCTCAAAACCACATCCATTTTATGCCTAACAGCAAGTATTTAATAATGTTATTATTCCCTCCGTTTGAAATGTAATACCTTTGATTTTGCCGGCACGTGCGAGCTTGTACAACCCCTTTGGATCTCTTGACTCGCACACAGACAGAGGAACATCCATGAAAACCTAACAACAATTTAATCATACGTAATATGatcaatatactatatatatcgtctattttatgaaattaaatgaataaaaaaataaaaggatcGGACGATAAGCACCTCCACGAAATCTCCCTCGGGTAACAACGACCGGCATTCATCTCTGTCTCTCCGGTAAGGAGAAATCAAACTTGCTATACAAATGACGCCAACGTCAGCAAACAGCTTTGCCACCTCACCTGAAGTTCAATATCATTCCTTCAACCATGATCAATTAGTTATTGATaatttttggaaacaaaaaaaaagaaaaatgattgtACCGATCCTGCGTATGTTTTCGGTACGATCCTCAGCTTTGAAAGTGAGGTCCCGGTTAAGACCATGACGTACATTGTCTCCGTCAAGTGTGTAAGTAAGTTTGCCTCTTTCGAACAGAGCTTTACTTAAGGCACAAGCAACAGTGCTTTTCCCTGAGCCGCTGAGACCAGTGATCCAAATGACGCAACCCTTCTGTTGAAGAAGTTGTTGTCGGTCGCATCTGCAAATGGAACTCTCGTGCCACACGATGTTCTCTGGCTTATTCTTGTCTCCGTTGATTCTCTCTTCTTTCACATTCGtctctaccaaaaaaaaacagaacaacaaTTGTGACATTTTCAGACAAAACATCTTAGGTTTAGCAATTTGAGGAGAGTCTTTAAAGTGAAAGAATACCTGAAAGGGCGGGAAAATCGGCGGTGAGGGAAGCTTGAGCAGAGACATTAACGGCGGAGATCGGATGTAAAGAAGCAGACTTCGCGACTAGTTTTGGCTTATCTGCAGCATATGATGACGTTGGGAGCCTGAGGAAACCGTCACTTAGAGGCAGTCGCTGAGAACCGACATCGACACCTGGAAGAGAGCAGATGATGGACGGTCGCGATGCTCTGATTGCTAATCCTTCCATTTGAACTTTTTATTACTGAAACTTGCAGATCCCAGACGGTGTTGGGGTTAACAGTTTCTGTAGTTCTGACAAAATCAATGTACGAAACAAATCtgcttatataaattatatacaagaaagatggattatttgaaaaaaatataaagagagagaaatAGAGTTAAGAGGAACAGGCAGAGGAAGAAAACTGGTGAGGAGATTAGTGGTACCAACAATAAATTCGTCCACAATAAACACATGGACATATTCCAtcataagaaaatgaaaaaaaaaatactctctccgtttcaatatagatgatgttttaggtgattgtttttgtttcataatagatgatgttttcacatatctagataattttaactttattaaaaactgtgtagccaattgtgtttttattatttttgtttataattaaataaaatagttttaaattatattttaatgattttttgtttagaaaagataatttcttaatatgtgtgcaaAGAACCAAAACttcatctattatgaaacagagggagtattcaGTATTAGAACTAATTAATTtacaaattagtttaaaaaaatattccctctgttcctaaaagaatgatgttttataaaattttgatgttccaatatataagatgtttttatttttttaggtattttttactttattaaaaactgtgtactcaatcatattttaatagtctattttgtaattggttgaatactattaatttatagttttagtgatattttctagacaaaaaatagttttgttaatatgtgtgtttttacctaaacatcttatatttaggaacagagttataataaatatttaaaattttgtaaaaaaactaGTGGTTTTGGTATGTGTGTATGGGTCACTGTTGGATACCAAATCTTTTGGGGAAATGattgatattttttgtttgttttcatctaCCAACCTACCAAAACCCATTAAGAAACCATGTGATTATATAagctaaaactatttatatattttactttttatttataattacaaCTCCTCCTACTTTTGGTTTTTATTGGAGTCTTGCTTGTTGTTCCAATATATTTGTTTGACTGTGTATGCGGTACTTGTTTGATTGCTTTAGTAAACACTGAACAGTACAGTCAAAGCAGGCGGTTCCATATCTTCACTATGGGGTTTTCTACATTTGGGCTGATATTTATATTGGGCCTCATCATTCATAAATTAGTATTTGTAGTCCAATAGTAGCAGTAGTACGTACCCATGCTCAGCATTGCTGTTACATCTAAAAAGACTAAAGAAGTGTATGAAAGGCTTTGCTGTGTTGACGTCCCCTGTTTTTGACCCTGCACTGACCATTGTATTTTGAAATTGTAAAGATAAATATAAAGTGGCAAGCCACCAAAGAAGCAAAAACGTTTGAACAATCTGGTTAATTGAACAACTAAACCTCTTTTAAGATAGTCGTTAAAGATTATTCTGATACTGAGCAAATTATTCTCCAACGATTCAAGCCCATGAGAATCAACAACCTAAAACAACAAGTCAAGATTCGATCATTTGGAGATCAAGAAGAATCTCCTCCTAGTCCGGAAATAGAAACCGAAGAAAGCCTTTCCTCTGGGGGCAAGATGGACCAGTTAGGCGAGTGAAGAGCTCTGAGCCACAAGAAATCATCAACATTGGCCCAGCTCTCCGTCTCCTCCTCCAAACCCGCCGCCTTCAAATCCTCCTCGATCCCTCCGTAGCCCAAACAGTAAGGCCCGAACCTGACTCCATTGCTGTCTTCTATAATGGGACGGCTCCTCACTCTCAGATAGAAATCACTCCTCTTGGCGCGATGGACCCTAATCTGATGCGAGGCCGCCACAAGAACGCAATCCTCCACGTCATCAATCAGAATCGAACCGAGCACAGGACCTGTGTAGACGCTGCAGTTCCTCAACCGGTGGATGAAGAGAGCGTTGACTGTTCCAGTCAAATGCACTCGGCACGAATCGAGATCTGACAACGTGAACTCTCCGATCGACGACGAGGATCTGAAGCTTTTCGAAAGAGTCTCTCCTCGTTTGTTCCTGAATCCCGGAGAATCGCGTACGACGACGTTTGTTGGAGGAGAAACGAGATCGCGTTTCTGGATCTTTGTAGCGGCGGCGGCGGAAGAAGACTGTTTGGACTTGAAGGAGAACTTCTTCTTCGGGAGTAGGGCGGCGGAGAGGGCGTCGAGGCTCTGTTTGAGGTCGGAGGCGGATCTGAGAGAGGATCGGACTTCGTACGAGGGGAGGAAGTAGGAGTTGGCTGCGACTAGCTTCTCGAGATCGTCGATCGATGATGAGACCTCCGCGAGATCGGATTTGATCTTGGATGAATCTTCCGAGGAGGAGGCGAGTCGTAGATCGGCGATTCGGGATTCGATTGATCGTTTGGAGTCGGCGAATTGGGAGAGGAACGAGGAGGTCGATTCGAAGGTGGAGGAAGAGGAAGCTGAATCGGATTTACGAGCTTGGTGGCGAGCGGAGAAGCGTTCGAGCATGTCATTGTGCTTCTTCTGCAATGCCTCGTCTACGGTTTCGGATCTCGGGTCCTCCTCTtccatttgtttgtttgtttgcgtCTTGTCCTGTGACGACGGcgttttcatatatttatataaaataagctAGGAACAGAACAAGTATGAAAAATAAGGGTAAAGCCTAACTATTAACTACAGAACGTATGGCTTTGTAAAGCTTCTGGTGGAAATTATACGTTGGTGTCGATACAATCAATACCAACACATCTTCTATTGTTGATAAACAAGGGTTTCATGTGTATTAGGAGTGCTCAAAAGTTCAAGATTGACATATGTGAAAGAAGAAAGATATGATTTGTCTTAACCATAATGAGCTAAATGCTAATATGTGATATGATTTAATAAACTCTTGTTAATACCAGTCTTCTCCCCCGTTATTACGTACCTCAAACATATCTTCACACATAACGTGTTAAGTTTGCACCCTGATGCGTGAAAGAAGAGGAGCAATATCTtgtaatttcttaaaaaatatttcttatattgggattttcttaatatattgATCATACACATTAAAGACAATGTCAAAAATGCATTTAGTTGTTCAATTGCGTTGTTTTCtcaaagatttgtttttttgctGGTGTGCAGCAACAATCCTGCTTGCCTCTAAAATCTTCACATAACCCGTCACCATAACCTTTCGACAAGCAAAATTGTTTGCAATCAGCAGGACATGGCCCAAAACATGAGAGATCAGCATCGGCCGCGCTTTGTTCTGCTAAATAGTAAAGATTACTTAGTAAACACATTAACGAGtttaaaaaaagagaaaaatgataTGTATAATTTTAGATAAGTACAAGCTAAAAAATATGCTTTCAGACAAAGGTTATGAAAAGAGAGAGAATAATGATAATGTGAATGCTTGACTAACCTGTTATGGCCAATAACATAAATACTGTGATGGTGCTAACAAAAAGTAAggatttgatcttgttcattttTGGTGTTTCTGAAGTATTAGTATAGATAAAAGTGTTTGTGAATATTCTTATGTTTTGGTGTTGTTGGATTCTGTTGAGAGAGCTAATAGGCCTTTATATAGTTAAAATGGTGATGTAAgttcataaaaaaatcaaaaggatACGTTGAACAAACTTATTCTTCTTAATAAATTTGGTAAAAAAATTGATTCTAACGATTTGAATTTGACTATTTTTATAAGGAAATATATCATACAAAAATCAAACACTGTGATAATTATTGAGGGTGGAGGGAGACTAATTTTATTTACCGGTTTATTGGTAAATGAATtctaatgaattttaaattttttgaaattccattgttattagtttaagaatttttaaaatccattcaaaatttttgttattaaaaaacTTTAGTTATTATTGTTACGGGTTTATTGGTAAATGAATTCTAATgaactttgaaaattttgaaattccaTTATTATTGGtgtaagaatttttaaaatccattcaaattctttgttattcaaaaagtttagttattattgatttttttcttctaactAAATCTTCTGTTATTAAgagataaattttattcatttaacTCATAAGACTCAACTTTCAAATTATCATATCTATCGATGAGATTTTCAAAATTCATGTGATAGAATTTGGTTGCATTGATCTTTACTCTATTAATCAGTTACATTCTGACATCGGCCTTAATAACTACTAGAACTTGACCCGAGAGACCGCGCGAATATTTAATTTGTGTTTgtatttaatgatatatttataaatgtagtcatatttgtaaatgtaaatgtaaatgCTATATTTgtacttaattttatattttagcattttattGTAAAATGTATCACCAATATTGGgtattatataaacatataacatttatataattagatcCATGACTAAGATATATAGcgaaaaaagtttttaaataaaaagtacgAAAATAGACAATTGTGAATTAGCAATGACTAAGATATATAGcgaaaaaagtttttaaataaaaagtacgAAAATAGACAATTGTGAATTAGCaaactatttataaatgataCATTAGCTATAATATTTGtaagtaaataaaattattgttaaaCTTCTATCAAATTTGGAACATATacaaattaagatttaaatttgtaagaaaataaaatgaaaatataaatttgatgtaaCTGATAAGAAATTATAAATAGACTTAAGTTTATGTACATTTAAACCATGACTTTGCGGATGTTTGCTTTtacttttgtaaataaattatttttaataagtgatagtatatattttaaaattttacctatgttaaataattatttaataacatttataaGCATAAtaattttctagttttttttttaattttattatgttttgtaAACCGTCAATTGTATTACcaccatttttaaaatataattcgtGCATCTAtgcaaatgttttattttatttttttgtagatcAAAATTTTACGATAATGTCTaataaattcttttatatacATGGTAAGTTGGTAAATAATATAATGGTGCATGTGATCTATTTATATCGGTAAGAAGAagaatttgttcaaaaaaaataaagagtaaCGTGATTTGTGGGGGAGAATGAGGCAAAATATAACTTATATTGttagataaatattttgtgtatattttttatattcacTGATGTTTATAATGTTAATGTGAAATAgataagttaaaaaaattatattgaattgattatgaattttatttaggaaatattttattaatttgaaaaaGACATGGAAAGCATAGAAGTAGGAGTAATTATTACTTCATTAATTTTAGAAAAGATAAATATTACTTAAAGATAGAttcatttaattatttcaatgGTATTAGATTGTAAATATTGTGCAAATTTAAGGGTTAGTCTTAatttgtacttctgttttaatacattAGATATGTACCTGCTGCGAAGGAATTGTGTATTGTTATATCATGACGAAGTTGTCGCCAGTGTCAAATCTAagggtatgaatggtgaccaggGAACGGCGAGGAATAATGCATTCCCTAACGTTCCtgaaaaaaatcaccattcagaaggaataataattccctctcattccctttcattcttttttttgtagagaattaaagaacaaaagtaTTTCTTGTTAAAAGTGATAAGGAACAACCATTTCTTTTCATTCCTGCTATTTTATTCCCGAACATTCCTTTTTAATCCGTTCCTCTTGTTTCTCAAATGgtcaccagtcagaccctaagtGTCTAGTAAGTTCTATATATTCCTCAAAAGCTCCCCTATTAATTCCTTTCTCTGGAGTTCCATCATCATATTCTATAGTTTGTAATATGATATAATGTATGTATAAgatagaaaaaatgaaaaatcacaaaagaaaaaactttcttgatcctttttgtttgttttttttttctggcttCACAAGTGTCTTAAACGgaatatgttttttcttttaattaaatttatgaaatcaacaagaacagccgcctccaccacctcctccttGTTGCTCACCTTGTGATGAACTTGAAGTGTTCTTTAGGTTCACATCAACCATATTGTCTGATTTTGTCGCCGACGAATATGAATCCATCCCAGGCAGTGCTGCAGCTATCTTCCTGAACAAAGCCTGCAAATCAGACAAAAAAGATAAGACACTTCAAGTCCTATTTAAACAAGGGTTTCATGTGTATTAGGAGTGCTCAAAAGTTCAAGATTGACATATGTGAAAGAAGAAAGATATGATTTGTGTTAACCATAGTGAGCTAAATGCTAATATGTGATATGATTTAATAAACTCTTGTTAATACCAGTCTTCTCCCCCGTTATTACGTACCTCAAACATATGTTCACACATAACGTGTTAAGTTTGCACCCTGATGCGTGAAAAGAAGAGGAGCAATATCTtgtaatttcttaaaaaatatttcttatattgggattttcttaat of the Brassica rapa cultivar Chiifu-401-42 chromosome A03, CAAS_Brap_v3.01, whole genome shotgun sequence genome contains:
- the LOC103862607 gene encoding adenylyl-sulfate kinase 2, chloroplastic isoform X2: MEGLAIRASRPSIICSLPGVDVGSQRLPLSDGFLRLPTSSYAADKPKLVAKSASLHPISADFPALSETNVKEERINGDKNKPENIVWHESSICRCDRQQLLQQKGCVIWITGLSGSGKSTVACALSKALFERGKLTYTLDGDNVRHGLNRDLTFKAEDRTENIRRIGEVAKLFADVGVICIASLISPYRRDRDECRSLLPEGDFVEVFMDVPLSVCESRDPKGLYKLARAGKIKGFTGIDDPYEAPLNCEVVLKHTGDDDSCSPRQMAEHIISYLQNKGYLEG
- the LOC103862607 gene encoding adenylyl-sulfate kinase 2, chloroplastic isoform X1, translating into MEGLAIRASRPSIICSLPGVDVGSQRLPLSDGFLRLPTSSYAADKPKLVAKSASLHPISAVNVSAQASLTADFPALSETNVKEERINGDKNKPENIVWHESSICRCDRQQLLQQKGCVIWITGLSGSGKSTVACALSKALFERGKLTYTLDGDNVRHGLNRDLTFKAEDRTENIRRIGEVAKLFADVGVICIASLISPYRRDRDECRSLLPEGDFVEVFMDVPLSVCESRDPKGLYKLARAGKIKGFTGIDDPYEAPLNCEVVLKHTGDDDSCSPRQMAEHIISYLQNKGYLEG
- the LOC103862608 gene encoding tubulin-folding cofactor C produces the protein MKTPSSQDKTQTNKQMEEEDPRSETVDEALQKKHNDMLERFSARHQARKSDSASSSSTFESTSSFLSQFADSKRSIESRIADLRLASSSEDSSKIKSDLAEVSSSIDDLEKLVAANSYFLPSYEVRSSLRSASDLKQSLDALSAALLPKKKFSFKSKQSSSAAAATKIQKRDLVSPPTNVVVRDSPGFRNKRGETLSKSFRSSSSIGEFTLSDLDSCRVHLTGTVNALFIHRLRNCSVYTGPVLGSILIDDVEDCVLVAASHQIRVHRAKRSDFYLRVRSRPIIEDSNGVRFGPYCLGYGGIEEDLKAAGLEEETESWANVDDFLWLRALHSPNWSILPPEERLSSVSISGLGGDSS